A genomic segment from Psychrobacter arcticus 273-4 encodes:
- a CDS encoding sulfite exporter TauE/SafE family protein: MLYVWFVIAGAFAGVCAGLFGVGGGMIIVPVLVWIFTAYHFSPEVVTHLAIGTSLATIIVTSISSLTAHNKRGGVRWDIWRNMALGLVIGSLIGAGVADAIDGDVLQAIIGVGALLISFRMLFFSNKEQPSKPLPPIGIQFGAGASIGLASSIFGIGGGSLTVPFLNWVGLSMKQSIGTAAACGLPIALAGAVGFAWFGKDMMNLPDGTIGFVHITGFLFISAASFITAKVGAKLAHQLPALMLKRAFGILLLFAGGQLLLSGVGVL, translated from the coding sequence ATGCTATACGTGTGGTTTGTTATTGCAGGGGCATTCGCCGGAGTTTGCGCGGGTTTATTTGGCGTGGGCGGTGGTATGATCATTGTGCCGGTCTTGGTATGGATCTTTACTGCTTACCATTTCTCACCTGAAGTGGTCACTCATTTAGCGATTGGTACCTCTCTTGCCACTATTATTGTGACTTCAATCAGCTCTTTAACCGCCCATAATAAGCGTGGCGGTGTGCGCTGGGATATCTGGCGTAATATGGCATTAGGCTTGGTCATCGGTAGTCTCATAGGTGCTGGTGTCGCTGATGCCATTGATGGTGATGTCTTGCAAGCCATCATCGGTGTGGGTGCATTATTGATTTCCTTTAGGATGCTGTTCTTTTCTAATAAAGAACAGCCTAGCAAACCGTTACCACCCATTGGTATTCAGTTTGGTGCCGGTGCCAGCATTGGTTTGGCTTCGTCTATTTTTGGTATTGGCGGTGGTAGTTTGACTGTCCCATTTTTGAACTGGGTGGGACTATCGATGAAACAGTCAATAGGCACAGCAGCGGCTTGTGGTCTACCGATTGCTTTAGCGGGAGCAGTAGGCTTTGCATGGTTTGGTAAGGACATGATGAATCTACCGGATGGTACGATAGGTTTTGTTCATATCACTGGATTCTTGTTTATTTCGGCTGCCAGCTTTATAACAGCAAAAGTGGGCGCTAAGCTTGCGCACCAACTGCCCGCCTTGATGCTCAAACGTGCCTTTGGCATATTACTATTGTTCGCTGGTGGACAGTTATTGTTGAGTGGAGTCGGGGTGTTATGA
- the ppc gene encoding phosphoenolpyruvate carboxylase, whose protein sequence is MTINNHILRERISLLGSFLGDAISRQTGEQTLHTIEILRKGFIQQRREPNEAHKQQLIDFIASLDNQALKNVIRSFSIYFFLANLSEENYLREQRHTLRMQSEHSWEGSFRRTLLECRERNIEPAQMQELIEQLKFIPVFTAHPTEARRRTTMNLLQSLFTHSDALNNFAKNSFAYEQAKEQTAQTIDLLWSSDEVRTRKPLVYDEINNGLHYFNASLFNAIPKVYRNIKDAIVEIYPELIDYPLPAFMSFGSWIGGDRDGNPFVTHDTTEMAVLMHADAVLRHYQVLLKKLRRQLIHSDTIVTIEPDVYAKIESYIELDRRVFDYNLDDYGNEPYRRLLSLILSKVKATNYLIQSKGSDSEAKKDAYANPQELLEDLRIIRQSVNTHDTAHGEGLLLDVIRLVKTCGFHLAALDIRQESSYHSGVIADIFANAANLPDYQTLNETERQQWLTRLLEKPGTPLIYTDNLTDKTREQLALMNSVATLRKLVGQDTFGSYVISMTNNASQLLEVLLLMRFAGLCRVDDKGQLSADLPVAPLFETIEDLKNIDKILPAVLDNPLYRGLLQHSDNTQEIMLGYSDSSKDGGIITSAWQLYSAQQTINRIAEEYGIKTRLFHGRGGSVSRGGGSTHKAIAAQPAGTLHGQIKVTEQGEVLYAKYANTDTAVFELTMGITGTLKACSSRFVVQPPELPQYEALFARLADVGEQRYRKLTDHTEGFYEFYSQATPVAEISLLNIGSRPAHRNKGLPSKTTLRAIPWVFGWSLARFTLPAWYGVGSALDSVKEDEALMKEMNDCWPFFNVFISNIEMAFTKSDMSIAHAYSQLCDDEMLREQIMTAVTDEHELTYSGLNSLLNQQSLLSSQQNLSASLEWRNAYLDPTNYIQIELLKRARQKEASGDANHGDLDVEDPLIRSINALAAGLRNTG, encoded by the coding sequence ATGACAATAAATAACCACATATTACGTGAGCGCATCAGTTTATTAGGATCATTTCTAGGCGACGCTATTTCTCGCCAAACAGGCGAACAAACGCTGCATACTATTGAAATCCTGCGCAAAGGTTTTATCCAACAACGCCGTGAGCCTAATGAAGCTCATAAGCAGCAGCTCATCGACTTCATTGCTTCTTTAGACAATCAAGCCTTAAAAAACGTCATCCGCAGCTTTTCTATCTATTTTTTCTTAGCAAATTTGAGTGAAGAGAATTACCTGCGTGAGCAACGTCATACACTACGTATGCAATCAGAGCACAGCTGGGAAGGCTCATTTCGTCGCACCTTACTGGAATGTCGTGAGCGCAATATTGAGCCGGCACAAATGCAAGAGCTCATTGAGCAACTAAAATTTATCCCAGTCTTTACGGCACACCCTACAGAAGCGCGTCGCCGTACAACCATGAATCTATTACAAAGTCTATTTACGCATAGTGATGCCTTAAACAACTTTGCTAAAAACAGTTTTGCCTACGAGCAAGCGAAAGAACAAACAGCGCAAACAATTGACTTATTATGGTCGTCTGATGAAGTGCGTACGCGTAAGCCTTTAGTCTATGACGAGATAAATAATGGCTTACACTATTTTAATGCCAGTTTATTCAACGCCATTCCCAAGGTTTATCGTAATATTAAAGACGCTATTGTTGAGATTTACCCAGAGCTAATAGACTATCCCTTACCTGCGTTCATGAGTTTTGGCTCTTGGATCGGTGGCGACAGAGATGGCAATCCATTTGTCACTCATGACACCACAGAAATGGCCGTATTGATGCATGCAGATGCCGTATTGCGTCACTATCAAGTGCTGCTGAAGAAACTACGTCGCCAGCTCATTCATAGCGATACAATTGTTACTATCGAGCCTGATGTGTATGCCAAGATTGAAAGTTACATTGAGCTCGACAGACGAGTCTTTGATTATAATCTTGATGATTACGGTAATGAGCCTTATCGCAGATTACTCTCCTTAATCCTTAGTAAGGTCAAAGCCACTAACTATCTTATTCAAAGTAAAGGCAGTGATAGTGAAGCTAAAAAAGATGCTTACGCCAATCCACAAGAGCTATTAGAAGACTTACGCATCATCCGTCAAAGTGTAAATACTCATGACACAGCACATGGCGAAGGCTTATTACTCGATGTAATTCGCTTGGTAAAAACCTGTGGCTTTCATTTGGCAGCGCTCGATATTCGCCAAGAATCCTCTTATCATAGTGGGGTGATTGCTGATATTTTTGCCAATGCCGCTAATTTGCCAGACTATCAAACCCTCAATGAAACCGAGCGACAACAATGGCTGACGCGCTTGCTTGAAAAACCAGGTACACCGCTCATTTACACTGATAATTTGACAGATAAAACCCGTGAACAATTAGCCTTGATGAACTCAGTGGCCACCTTACGTAAATTGGTTGGGCAAGATACTTTTGGCAGTTATGTGATTTCAATGACCAATAACGCCAGTCAGTTGTTAGAAGTGTTGCTACTAATGCGTTTTGCAGGCTTATGCAGAGTCGATGATAAGGGACAGCTCTCTGCTGACTTGCCAGTAGCACCCTTGTTTGAGACGATCGAAGATCTTAAAAATATCGATAAAATTCTACCTGCTGTTTTAGATAATCCGCTTTATCGAGGGTTGTTGCAGCACTCAGATAACACCCAAGAAATCATGCTAGGCTATTCAGATTCATCAAAAGATGGTGGCATCATTACTTCTGCATGGCAGCTTTATAGCGCGCAGCAAACCATTAACCGTATCGCTGAAGAATACGGTATCAAAACCCGCTTATTCCATGGTCGAGGTGGCTCTGTCAGTCGTGGTGGTGGGTCAACGCATAAAGCGATTGCTGCTCAGCCCGCCGGCACACTGCATGGACAAATCAAAGTGACCGAACAAGGCGAAGTCCTCTATGCTAAATATGCCAACACTGATACGGCGGTATTTGAGCTAACCATGGGCATTACTGGCACGCTTAAAGCCTGCTCTTCAAGATTCGTGGTGCAACCGCCTGAGCTGCCACAATATGAAGCACTCTTTGCGCGCTTAGCAGATGTAGGTGAGCAGCGTTATCGCAAGCTTACTGATCATACCGAAGGGTTTTATGAGTTCTACTCACAAGCAACGCCAGTGGCAGAAATCTCTTTATTAAATATCGGCTCACGCCCCGCGCATCGTAATAAAGGTTTACCAAGTAAAACGACTTTGCGAGCGATTCCTTGGGTATTTGGTTGGTCACTAGCACGCTTTACACTGCCCGCTTGGTATGGTGTCGGCAGTGCTTTAGATAGCGTAAAAGAAGATGAAGCATTGATGAAGGAGATGAACGACTGCTGGCCGTTTTTTAACGTGTTTATTAGCAATATTGAGATGGCTTTTACCAAGTCTGATATGAGTATTGCTCATGCCTATAGCCAATTATGTGACGATGAGATGTTACGTGAACAGATTATGACAGCGGTAACGGATGAGCACGAGTTGACCTATTCAGGCTTAAACTCCTTGCTTAATCAACAATCCTTGTTGTCTAGTCAACAAAATCTTTCGGCTTCCCTTGAATGGCGGAACGCGTATTTGGATCCGACCAACTATATCCAAATAGAGCTGTTAAAGCGTGCCAGACAAAAAGAGGCGTCAGGCGATGCCAACCACGGTGACCTTGACGTTGAGGATCCATTAATCCGTAGTATTAATGCCTTAGCAGCAGGTCTACGCAATACTGGTTAA
- a CDS encoding type II toxin-antitoxin system HipA family toxin encodes MYQPISIVNIYYQGFGDKRLIGKLTMDGRRPTFGYDAAWLADGLELSPIEMPLRSAPYYGSHASSHYLCGLLSDSLPDGWGMLLMDRFFRRTISNTAPVNILDRLAYIGDSAMGALSFEPQHDLSANVIDMSELTLAKLAAANQTILSGQDSDILAELIVIGGSPQGARPKALVLYDESSDFITTDTASKNPSATSWLIKFPAQSEHKSVCLLEALYADMAKKAGLNMPMHHYFDIDSEYAAFGVERFDRMGNQRVHIHTLAGLLDIDFRIPSLDYLQYLRCVRMLTQSQLAVESAFKHAVFNVIFNNKDDHSKNFSFMMNEAGSWSLSPVYDLAYNSGMNGYHQMDVAGEARYPTLSHLLKLAKLADIKQNKAQAIIDQVASVAEDFLTVINDHDIEKELSNRVIQDIKANINRMVS; translated from the coding sequence GTGTATCAACCGATATCAATTGTCAATATTTACTACCAAGGATTCGGGGACAAACGTCTTATCGGTAAATTAACGATGGATGGACGACGCCCTACCTTTGGCTATGATGCAGCGTGGCTGGCTGATGGACTGGAGCTGTCACCAATTGAGATGCCATTACGATCAGCGCCCTATTATGGCAGTCATGCGTCAAGTCATTATCTATGCGGCCTTTTGTCTGATAGCTTGCCTGATGGTTGGGGCATGCTACTCATGGATAGGTTCTTTCGAAGAACAATCTCTAATACTGCGCCAGTCAATATTTTAGATCGCTTAGCTTATATTGGGGACTCTGCGATGGGGGCGCTTAGTTTCGAGCCTCAGCATGACTTATCTGCTAATGTAATTGACATGAGTGAGCTGACTTTAGCCAAGCTTGCGGCGGCCAATCAAACCATTTTATCAGGTCAAGACAGTGACATATTAGCCGAGCTTATCGTTATTGGCGGCTCCCCCCAAGGCGCTAGACCAAAAGCGCTGGTGTTATACGATGAATCAAGTGACTTTATTACCACTGATACAGCAAGTAAGAACCCATCTGCAACGTCTTGGCTTATCAAGTTCCCTGCTCAATCTGAGCATAAAAGCGTTTGTTTATTAGAAGCGCTTTATGCTGATATGGCAAAAAAAGCAGGTCTCAATATGCCTATGCATCACTATTTCGATATCGATAGCGAATATGCAGCGTTTGGGGTTGAGCGCTTTGACCGCATGGGCAATCAGCGCGTTCATATTCATACGCTAGCAGGCTTATTGGATATTGACTTTCGGATTCCTTCTTTAGATTATTTGCAGTACCTACGTTGCGTGCGTATGTTGACCCAATCACAGCTTGCTGTAGAATCCGCTTTTAAACATGCGGTATTTAATGTCATTTTTAACAATAAAGACGACCATAGCAAGAACTTCTCTTTTATGATGAACGAGGCTGGCAGTTGGTCGTTATCGCCAGTTTATGATCTTGCTTATAACTCAGGTATGAATGGTTACCATCAAATGGATGTGGCGGGTGAAGCGCGGTACCCTACCCTCTCTCATTTACTAAAACTGGCTAAACTTGCTGATATTAAACAAAACAAGGCACAAGCTATTATTGATCAGGTAGCATCAGTTGCTGAGGATTTTTTGACTGTTATTAACGACCATGACATCGAGAAAGAATTATCAAATCGGGTCATTCAGGATATAAAAGCCAATATAAATCGGATGGTAAGTTGA